The Streptomyces sp. HSG2 genome has a segment encoding these proteins:
- a CDS encoding sensor histidine kinase, whose amino-acid sequence MRRSKKGPEPSARGNFTPPSRAATAAPGPDDASEDRPAPPRGRRLGPRNWRVATRLNAILLIPALVALVMGGFQVKGSVDTWRDAEAAEHTARLVRAALTYADALYIERDVSAAPLLRGDTDDPAVGEARAATDRAAEVFDREVLDMPDQPGLRRRLQLLREQEPKLESLRAAAYTSELKGVETQEGYLRIAHPLTEFANELGLGTGNVTSYGRTVYAMSLTKSALSLQRSIGTQLLVEPGPDPGHLAAQRVALSSYAYLERVAIEEYVGGGTEEDARRLEEAQAKLAEDSVSLVQEAEAADPDYVPPPTNPATMVTEVALLESTDEAERVALAAQGITPENWWAVTTLRFDAYRALEADLADRAVSEASGIADAAERDTYITGAVVVVALLAAFVLAGMVARQMSRSMRRLRNAAFGVAEERLPLLVDQLSRTDPGRVDTRVPPIAVESTDEIGEVARAFDRVHREAVRLAAEQAMLRGNINAIFTNLSRRNQSLIEGQLNLITELENSEADPDQLQSLFKLDHLATRMRRNGENLLVLAGQEPGRRWDQPVPLVDVLRAASSEVEQYERIELSGVPEADIHGRAVTDLVHLLAELLENATTFSSPQTKVRVTATRLPDDRLMIEIHDKGIGLTAEDFADINHRLANPPTVDATISQRMGLFVVGRLAERHDIRVQLRPSGEQAGTTSLVMLPDAITHGGGGEGADGDEFTVSQMIPEQVAGGEDFGRPTRTAAELGFDDSRYAPAPGDADASAPRVGPPPRQAPPDVTAVPVAGDAGPTPPGGGFTSPPFLDERPGRTDDQYAASAGREDPAGHGGARRPDHPEQPFGERTYPRDPYGERSYDAGTHGHPPHLAERDGQGSWGHAPDATTPTAGPAPTPAGPRPTLDAPGHPPSGRHPDDLVGFPDHGSGAAGAYATGAGGAESTRAADGSATNGVGFGSPLPEESAGHTLTDAGLPRRGSPANGAGDARRVDTVPPAPAATTGHGSRAGNDERWQQASALRKPKAGGVTSSGLPRRVPRANLVEGAAETTSQGGPQVSRAPEDVRGRLSNLRRGVQRGRTAGSETNGQGLGPDSTYDQER is encoded by the coding sequence GTGAGGCGAAGCAAGAAGGGACCCGAGCCCTCGGCTCGGGGCAACTTCACCCCGCCGTCGCGCGCGGCGACGGCCGCCCCCGGTCCCGACGACGCGTCCGAGGACCGTCCCGCTCCTCCGCGGGGCCGTCGACTCGGCCCCCGCAACTGGCGGGTGGCCACCCGGCTGAACGCCATCCTGCTCATACCCGCGCTGGTAGCCCTCGTCATGGGGGGCTTCCAGGTGAAGGGGTCGGTCGACACCTGGCGGGACGCCGAGGCCGCCGAGCACACCGCCCGACTGGTGCGCGCCGCTCTCACCTACGCCGACGCCCTGTACATCGAGCGTGACGTCTCCGCCGCGCCGCTGCTGCGAGGCGACACGGACGATCCGGCGGTCGGCGAGGCCCGCGCGGCCACGGATCGGGCGGCCGAGGTCTTCGACCGGGAGGTGCTGGACATGCCCGACCAGCCCGGCCTCCGGCGGCGGCTGCAACTCCTTCGCGAGCAGGAACCCAAGCTGGAGTCCCTGCGCGCCGCCGCCTACACCTCCGAGCTCAAGGGCGTCGAGACGCAGGAGGGCTACCTGCGGATCGCCCACCCCCTGACCGAGTTCGCGAACGAGCTGGGCCTCGGCACGGGGAACGTCACCTCCTACGGCCGCACGGTCTACGCCATGTCGCTGACCAAGTCGGCCCTGTCGCTGCAACGCTCCATCGGCACGCAGCTCCTCGTCGAGCCGGGGCCCGACCCGGGTCATCTGGCCGCCCAGCGTGTCGCCCTCTCCTCGTACGCCTACCTGGAGCGCGTGGCGATCGAGGAGTACGTGGGCGGTGGCACCGAGGAGGACGCCCGGAGGCTGGAGGAGGCACAGGCGAAGCTGGCGGAGGACAGCGTGTCCCTGGTCCAGGAGGCGGAGGCCGCCGACCCGGACTATGTGCCCCCACCGACCAATCCGGCGACGATGGTGACCGAGGTCGCGCTCCTGGAGTCCACGGACGAGGCCGAGCGGGTCGCCTTGGCCGCCCAGGGCATCACCCCGGAGAACTGGTGGGCCGTCACCACCCTGCGTTTTGACGCCTATCGGGCCCTGGAGGCCGATCTGGCCGACCGCGCGGTGTCCGAGGCATCCGGGATCGCCGACGCCGCCGAGCGGGACACCTACATCACCGGTGCCGTGGTCGTGGTCGCGCTCCTGGCGGCGTTCGTCCTCGCGGGGATGGTGGCGCGGCAGATGAGCCGTTCCATGCGGCGCCTGCGCAACGCGGCCTTCGGCGTCGCCGAGGAGCGTCTGCCGTTGCTGGTCGACCAGTTGTCCCGGACCGACCCGGGTCGCGTGGACACCCGGGTCCCCCCGATCGCCGTGGAATCCACCGACGAGATCGGCGAGGTCGCCCGCGCCTTCGACCGGGTCCACCGCGAGGCGGTACGACTGGCAGCCGAGCAGGCCATGCTGCGGGGCAACATCAACGCGATCTTCACCAACCTCTCGCGACGCAACCAGTCCCTCATCGAGGGGCAGTTGAACCTGATCACGGAGCTGGAGAACAGCGAAGCGGATCCGGACCAGTTGCAGAGCCTCTTCAAGCTGGACCACCTCGCCACCAGGATGCGGCGCAACGGCGAGAACCTCCTGGTCCTCGCCGGCCAGGAGCCCGGGCGCCGCTGGGACCAACCGGTCCCACTGGTCGACGTCCTCCGTGCGGCGTCGTCCGAGGTGGAGCAGTACGAGCGAATCGAGCTGTCGGGTGTCCCCGAGGCGGACATCCACGGTCGGGCCGTGACCGACCTGGTCCATCTCCTCGCCGAACTGCTGGAGAACGCGACCACGTTCTCCTCCCCGCAGACCAAGGTCAGGGTCACGGCGACCCGGCTGCCCGACGACCGCCTGATGATCGAGATCCACGACAAGGGCATCGGGCTGACCGCCGAGGACTTCGCCGACATCAACCACCGGCTCGCCAACCCGCCGACGGTGGACGCGACCATCTCCCAGCGGATGGGACTCTTCGTGGTGGGTCGGCTGGCCGAGCGACACGACATCCGCGTTCAACTGCGCCCCTCCGGAGAGCAGGCGGGCACCACCTCGCTGGTGATGCTGCCCGACGCGATCACTCACGGCGGGGGTGGCGAAGGGGCGGACGGCGACGAGTTCACCGTGTCCCAGATGATCCCGGAGCAGGTGGCCGGAGGCGAGGACTTCGGTCGGCCCACGCGCACCGCCGCCGAACTGGGCTTCGACGACAGCCGTTACGCGCCCGCCCCCGGGGACGCCGACGCCTCCGCACCGAGGGTCGGTCCGCCGCCCCGGCAGGCTCCGCCCGACGTGACGGCCGTCCCGGTCGCGGGAGACGCGGGCCCGACGCCACCCGGCGGGGGTTTCACGTCCCCGCCGTTCCTGGACGAGCGGCCGGGTCGGACCGACGACCAGTACGCGGCGTCGGCGGGCCGGGAGGACCCGGCCGGCCACGGCGGGGCGCGCCGCCCCGACCACCCGGAACAGCCCTTCGGCGAGCGGACGTACCCGCGGGATCCGTACGGGGAGCGGTCCTACGACGCGGGGACCCACGGCCATCCGCCTCACCTCGCCGAGCGGGACGGGCAAGGGTCGTGGGGGCACGCTCCCGATGCGACGACGCCGACCGCGGGCCCCGCCCCGACTCCCGCCGGCCCGCGGCCGACACTCGACGCCCCGGGGCATCCTCCGTCCGGTCGACACCCGGACGACCTCGTCGGTTTCCCCGACCACGGCTCCGGCGCCGCGGGCGCGTATGCCACCGGCGCCGGTGGGGCCGAGTCGACGCGGGCCGCTGACGGGAGCGCCACGAACGGCGTAGGCTTCGGGAGTCCCCTGCCGGAGGAGTCGGCCGGGCACACGCTGACCGACGCCGGACTGCCGCGCCGCGGTTCCCCCGCGAACGGCGCGGGCGACGCGCGGCGGGTGGACACCGTCCCACCGGCCCCCGCGGCGACCACCGGACACGGCTCGCGGGCGGGGAACGACGAACGCTGGCAACAGGCGTCGGCGTTGAGGAAGCCGAAGGCGGGCGGGGTGACCTCCTCCGGCCTTCCTCGGCGGGTGCCCAGGGCCAATCTGGTCGAGGGCGCCGCCGAAACCACCTCCCAGGGAGGCCCTCAGGTCTCCCGCGCCCCGGAGGACGTCCGGGGCAGGCTGAGCAACCTGCGACGCGGCGTCCAACGAGGCCGCACCGCAGGCAGTGAAACGAACGGCCAGGGCCTCGGTCCTGACAGCACCTACGACCAGGAGCGTTAG